ACTTCGGCGCCGAGCGGCGCGTCGAACGGAATGATGTCGAAGCGTTGCACCGCACTGCCCGGCCGCGAGGCGGGCAGATGCCCGGCGGACAGCGATGCGGCGTCGCGGATGGCGGTAGTCGTCACGGCACGGCCCCTGATTCGGTCAAAACGCGAATCTACGAGTGCGTGCCGGACTGCGTCAACGAAGCGATTCGGATACGTTTATCTGCTGCGGTCATAAAGATCGCTGCTCGCGCATACGCGCGGCAACGGGAGGTTGCGCACGGCGCGAAACGGTCCGATCCGAACCGTCAGGATTCCGTCGACGGGTCGGGCACGCGCACGACGCCATCCGGATATCGAAGGTCGATCAACCCGTGTTTGTCGCGGATGCCCATCGGCGGCACGACCTCCACGCTCGCGCAGTCGACTCCTTCGCAAACGACCAGGCTCGGTGCGGGTGTCGCGCCGCTGCCGCGCTTCGGCCTCCTGTTGACGCTGCGCCTCCTCGGCGTCGTAGATCGCCTGCTGCTCCGGCGCGACCGTCGATGCGAACGGAGTTGACGTATGCCGCACGAAGCGTACGGTAGGCACCAAACGCGCTCGCACACATCTCGCCCGGCGACGCCGCACGCGGCGCCCACGCCTGTTCAGCTCACCCTGTCCCGCACAAGGAGTCCGACCATGCTTACGCAGAAAACGAAAGACATCGTCAAGGCGACGGCCCCCGTCCTCGCGCAACACGGCTACGACATCATCAAATGCTTCTATACGCGCCTGTTCGATGCGCATCCGGAGCTGAAGAACGTTTTCAACATGGCGCACCAGGAACAGGGGCAACAGCAGCAGGCGCTGGCCCGCGCCGTCTATGCGTATGCGGAGAACATCGAAGACCCGGGCAGCCTGGCCGCCGTGCTGAAGAACATCGCGAACAAGCACGCAAGCCTTGGCGTGCGGCCCGAGCACTATCCGGTCGTCGGCGAGAATCTGCTCGCCGCGATCAAGGAAACGCTCGGCGATGCGGCTACCGACGACATCATCTCCGCGTGGGCGCAGGCTTACGGCAACCTCGCCGACGTGCTGATGGGCATGGAAAGCGAACTGTACGAACAATCGACCGACCGCGTCGGCGGCTGGACCGGCTGGCGCACCTTCGTCGTGCGCGAGAAGCGGCCCGAGAGCAGCGTGATCACGTCGTTCATCCTCGAGCCGTCCGACGGCAAGCCGGTCGCGAACTTCGAGCCCGGCCAGTACATCAGCGTCGCCGTCGACGTGCCCGCGCTCGGCCTGCAGCAGATTCGCCAGTACAGCCTGTCGGACATGCCGAACGGGCATACGTACCGGATCTCGGTGAAACGCGAAAGCGGCGGCACTTATCCGGCCGGCTATGTGTCGTGCCTGCTGCACGATCACGTGAACGTCGGCGACGAGATCAGGCTGGCCGCGCCGTACGGCAGCTTCCACATCGACGTCGACGCGAAGACGCCGATCGTGCTGATCAGCGGCGGGGTCGGGCTGACGCCGATGATCAGCATGCTGAAGCGCGCGATCCAGGATCCGCAGCGACAGGTCGTGTTCGTGCACGGCGCGCGCAACAGCGGCGTGCACGCGATGCGCGACCGGCTGCGCGAAGCGGCGAACACGTATGCGAACTTCGACCTCGTGGTGTTCTACGACGATCCGCTGCCGCAGGACGTCGAAGGACGCGACTTCGACCGCAAGGGCCTCGTCGACGTGAACGCGATCAAGGATACGATCCTGCTGCCCGACGCCGATTACTACATCTGCGGCCCCGTTCCGTTCATGCGGATCCAGCACGACGCGCTGAAGCAGCTTGGCATCCCGGAAGCGCGCATCCACTACGAGGTGTTCGGGCCGGACCTGTTTGCCGAATGACGCGACGGGCGGCAGCGACGCCGCCCGGATCCCGTGCTGGCACTTCGTGAGGGTGACGCCGTCGCCCGACCGCGCGAGCGTCGGATACACGTGCATGCTCGCGCGACACGTCGGCCAATCGCGTACCCGCCCGGATACGAATACGTCATTGGCCACGATTCCACGCCATTCGGTTCCCGATCGGAAACGAAATGATTATCCCGTTGCCCGCATGACACTTTCGTTCCTGTACGGATACGAATGAATGCCCGCACCCGCGAGTTGTGCAATACTGTTCCCGATCAGATACGAAGCACGGAGAACGTCATGTCGGAGATCCGGTCCGTCAGCACGATCGGCGCACTCGCCAACCTCATCCGCGCGGCGCGGCTCCAGCAGGGGTTCACGCGGGACGAACTCGCGAACGCCACGGGGCTCTCGCCGAAGTTCATCAGCCAGGTGGAAGCCGGGAAGCCGACCGCGCAAATCGGCAAGGTGCTGCTGCTGCTCGGCGAGCTGGGCGTGAGCCTGCTCGCGCAGTCGTCGATCGAGATTTCGGCTGAAAACGCGCTCAAGGCCGCTCAACGCCGCAGGAGCCGCCATGGTGGCTAGAACGCTGATCGCGTCCGCAAACGGGCTGTGCATGGGCCGGCTGACCGACGACAAAGGCGTCTGGTCGTTCACGTACGACGCGCAGTGGCTGGCATCGCCACGCGCGTATCCGCTGTCGCCTGCTTTCGCGCTGCGCGCCGGCACCTTCACCGACAGCTCGACCGATCGCCCGGTCCAGTGGTTCTTCGACAACCTGCTGCCCGAAGAAGGCATGCGGATGTCGCTCGCGCGCGAGGCGAAGGTCGATGCCGCCGACGCGTGGGGCCTGCTCGCGTACTTCGGGCGCGAATCGGCCGGTGCGCTCACGCTGCTGGCCGAAGGTGAGCAGGAAGCGGCCGGCAGCATGCAGCCGTTGCCGCTCGACGAACTCGAGCGGCGCATCCGGGCAATGCCCACACGCGCGCTGACGGCGACCGCGCCCAAGCGCATGTCGGCGGCCGGCGCGCAGCAGAAGCTGCTGCTGATCCTGCGCGGCGACGCGCCGGACTACGCGCTGTTCGAGCCGATCGGCAGCGAGCCGTCGATGCATCTGCTGAAGCCGGACATGCGCGCCGCCGGCTACCCGCATTCGGCGATCAACGAATTCTTCTGCATGAAGCTCGCGAAGCGGATGGGCCTCGACGTTCCCGACGTGCATTTTCTGCGTGCACCGTCAGCGTGCTACGTGATCGACCGTTTTGACCGCGATACTGCGGCGGAACCGGCCGGACGCCTGCACACGATCGATGCGATGCAATTGCTCAACTACGATCGCGGCTTCAAGTACCAGCGGGCGAACGCGGCGGAACTCGGCCGCGCGATCGGGCAGACCAGCACGCGCGCGCTGGCGCGCCTGTCGGTGTTCCGCTGGACGATCTTCAACGTGGTGGTCGGCAATGGCGACGCACATCTGAAAAACCTGTCGTTCTTCGTCGACGCGCGCGGCTACCGGCTGGCGCCGTTCTACGACATCGTCAGCACGGTCGTCTATCACACGCCCACGCACCGGCCCGACCATCGCGGCGATCATTGGCCGCATTGCGAACTGACGATGCCGCTCGGCGCGGCGACACGATTCTCCGACATCGACACGGGCGCGCTGATCGCATTCGGCCACGCGCTCGGGCTCAAGGAGAAGGCGGCCGAAGACGAGCTTCGGCGGTTTCTCGAACCGCTCGACCGCAGCGTCGCGCAGACGCTCGATGAAGTGCGCGAGATCGCCCGCCCCGACGCCGGGGAAATCCGCCTGCTGAACTCGATTGCCGCGATGCCGATCGCGGAGATGCGCCGTGCGCTTCGCCAGATGCGCGGTTAGGAGGCTGCGGGCGGGTAGTAAGCGGGTTGAATGATCCTGCCCTCACCAGTGCTCGCGCGTCGGCCGCGATGCCATTGCGGCCCGGCGATGCGAGATGACCGTTACAACGTTGCAAGACTGCCGGCCGCATTCATTCGCATCAAAGACATCAGGATAAGTATTCTTATCACAATAGGCTTGTTGACGATTCAAACTTGAATTTTCCAGAACGCCCCGCATGCACGGGGCGCGGCCCGCTCAACGCCCGATCGGCAACCCCGTCGGCTCGATCCAGCCGAGCTTGTACGCGATGAGCAGCGACAGGAATAGCGTGACCGACAGCCCGACGCGTGCCGCGAGCGACCACGCCATTCGCTTGGACCTTCCGCGATCGTGATTCATGAAATACAGCGCGAAGATCAGGCTGGCGATGATCAGCGCGAATGCCACGGAAACCAGCAGAGTTTTCATTTGTGCTGCCCTTGAAGATCGGAATCGGCCTGAATCAGTTCGGCCAGTTTATGTCGTTCGTCGGCGATCTCGCCGACGCCTGACGCCGGCCAGTCCAGCGCGACGCCATTGCCCAGCGAATCGCGCACGAGTGCCTGGTAGCGCCGGTCGTTGATCCGGCCGTGGTCCATCGCTTCCGAGATCTCGTGCCGGAACGGCGGCGGGAAGCTCGCGTACGCACGCGACAGCGCCGCATATTGTCTCGCATCGATCTCTTTCGACGATGGTATGACAGTCCAGATCACCACGGCCACGATGGCCGTGAAAGGGATCGCCGTGTAGCGAAGAATGAACTTGGTCGGGGTCATGAAGCGGTGGGCAGAAGTGATCGCGAATGCGGGCCGCGCGGCAGCGAAGCTGCAGGCCGGCTGCACTGCACGTCATTGTACTGAAAGCCCTATCCGGATAACAGAGTATGATAATGACATTATCATGTTCATCACATGATTCGAGAGACCCGGTGCCCTGCGCAGGCGGCCTGCCTGCACGGCCGTCCGGCGCCGGTCTTCCCGTCCGTGCCCGCGATCCGCGGCGAGTGAGTGAAGCCCCTATGCCAGCGCAGTACTTTCGAAACCTGACGGGAAAACACCGCAGCGCGACCGCGAACCGTCAGCTCGGGTTTTCGCTGGCGTTCGTCGCCGGCGCGACCAATGCCGGCGGCTTCCTCGCGGTCAGGCAATACACGTCGCACATGAGCGGCATCGTATCGGCGATCGCCGACCAGACGGCGCTCGGCGACGTGCAGCTCGCACTGGCCGGCATCAGCTCGCTGGGTTCGTTCCTGGTCGGCGCGAGCTGCTCGGCGATCCTCGTCAACTGGGGGCGCCGTCGCGGCCTGCAAAGCCAGTTCATGCTGCCGCTGCTGGTCGAGGCCGCGCTGCTGCTCCTGTTCGGGCTGCTCGGCAGCCACCTCGCGCTGTGGGAAACGTTCTTCGTGCCGGTGACCGTGACGCTGCTGTGCTTCATCATGGGGCTGCAGAACGCGACGATCACGAAGCTGTCGGGCGCGGAGATCCGCACGACGCACATGACGGGCATCGTGACCGACCTCGGCATCGAACTGGGGAAGCTGTTCTACTGGAACCGGTCGGCCGTCGACGTCGACGCACACACGGTGATTGCCAACCGCTCGAAACTGAGGATTCACGCCACGATGCTCGTGTCGTTCTTCGTCGGCGGCCTGGCCGGCGCGATCGGCTTCAAGCATGTCGGTTACGTGTCGACCGTGCCGCTCGCCGCCGTGCTCGTCACGCTCGCGATCGTGCCCGTGATCGACGACCTGCTCGCGTTGCTCGGCCGCAGACGCTGATCGGGCACCAGGGTGGCGCTTCCGGTGGCGGCGCCGAAATTTGATCGATTATAATTTGATTAACATACCGACCACCCTCGCCTCGCAATGGAAACGAAAACCGCCCGCTTGACCGTCCTGATCGACCCCGCCAAGAAGGAAGCCTTCGAGATGCTCTGCGCGGAGCAGGATCTCACGCCGTCGCAAGTCGTGCGGCAGTTGATCCGCGAGTATCTCGACCGGCACGGCGTGACTTACAAGACCAAGAGCGCGCTCGGCAAGCGCGTGAAGTAAGCGCGGCCGCACAGGCCGCACCAGCGGCGCCGATTACGTACCGGTTACGCGCCAATCTCCCATCGCCCATGCGGTTGCGCACGCCGGACCAGCCGCTGCGGATCGACGCCTTCCCCGTTCTTCATGCGCCTTGCCGTGGCCGCCAGCTTGAGCTCGCCGGCCCGCGCACACGCGAGGGCGCGCTCGAGCAGGATGCGCAGCGACGGCAGCCGGCGGTCGTCCTTCCATGCGAACGCGACGAAGTTGTTGTCGTCACCGCACGGAACCAGCGCATACGACGCACCGAATACCGATCTCAGCCGCTCGAGATGCTGCGGCAGCGCCGGATCGTCGTCCATCAAGTTGATCGCGAGCACGCCGGTTTCGCTCAGGCGCGCGCGGCACGCGTCGAGGAATGCCGTGCCCGTACACCGGCCCGGCATGCCGTCGGCAACAAACGCGTCGTGCAGGATCACGTCCGTCCGGATGTCCGCCCTTTCCATATGATCGGCGCCGTCGGCGCACACTACCGTGAACCGTGCGCTATCGGCAGGAATCCTGAACACGTCGCGCAGCGCGATCACGTCCGGGTTGATCTCGACCGCGTCGATTGCCGCACCCGGCAGGTGCCGGTAGCAATACTTCGCCAGCGAGCCGCCGCCGAGCCCGAGCATGCAGATGTGCGCGGGCTCGGGCTGCAGCAGCAGGAAGCCCATCATCACGCGCGTATAGCCGAGCTCGAGCCGGACCGGATCCCTGCGCGACATGCAGCTCTGCGTGCCGAAATGATCGAAGTGCAGCGACACCGCGTGCTGCGTCTCCAGCACGAAAGGCCGACCGTCGTTCAAGGGCGTCGACAGGAATCTGACGAACGCGTCGTAGGAAGTTCGATCCTCGGCCATGCCCGGGTAGCCAGATGCAAGCGGTTGATTGAAGCGTGCGCGCTCAGACCTTCTTCAGATAGCAGGCCTTCAGCATGAAGGCACCCATGTCGGTCTTGCAGTCGATTTCGTGATCGCCGCCGACGATCCGGATACTCTTGACCTTGGTGCCCATCTTCAGCGTGATCGACGAGCCCTTCACGCGCAGGTCCTTGATCAGCACGACCGAATCGCCATCCGACAACACGTTGCCGTTCGCGTCCTTGACGACGTCGCCCGCCGGTTCGTCGCCCGCGTCAGCACCGGCGCCGGCCGACCATTCGTGGCCGCAGTCCGCGCACACGGTCAGCGTGCCGTCCGGGTAAGTGTTTTCCATCGCGCATTGCGGGCAGGCGGGGGCGGCGTTCATTGCAGCTTCCATTCGGGAGGAGTTCGGGTCGTCGATAAAAAAATGCCGGGCGAGCAGGCTGCGCACCCGGGCGGCAGTGCGGTCGGGACACACCCGCCGACGGAGCGACGGGCCGCCGTCGATGCACACGACATTATAATGCAATTCACATAACCGAACCGATGCATTATAATCCTCGACTTCACGACATTCTGCGAACTTGAAGACTGCTTCACTGCGGATGTCGGCATGTTCGCGCCGGATAGCGCGCCTCAACCACCCGATCGGCACGCCGCGACCCTGCGGGAAATCGTGAAATGCCGGCTGCCCGATGTACGCGACACGCGCCGCGCCACCGCGTTTCGCGCGTTCCCGGCGCGCTGCCGGCCCGACGCCGCGTGCCGCCCCCGACCACCCGCCCAGAGGCCTTCCAACATCGTGGCAACCGTTGTGTACGTTCAAATCGGCCCCGCGTGGAACCGCAATCGCGGCGGCGCCGCACGCGACGCGACCGTCGACGCGGCATGCCGCTTCGAAAGCGACATCCTGCTGATTGCGAACGGGCACAGCGGCAACGCGAAGGACGGCGGCGCAATCGCGTCGCTGCAGGTGCACGGCGGCACGGCGGCCCAGGTGCTGGCCACCGGCCCCGACGAGGAAGCGGCGCTTCACGCGCTGTTGCCCTTGCTGCAGGCGGGCTGACGCTTGCAGCGTCAATCTCACGGCATTGCGCCGTCCACTCCGAATCTCCATTCCCCGAGGAAGCGATGAGCGACAACGACACGTCAAACACCCCCAACCTGTCAGCCTCCGCAATCTGGGCGCTCGAACGCCTCGCCGACGTTCGCTATGGCCGCGATGCGCCGGCACTCGGCTGGTCGATCGCGCGGGAACTCGTCAGCGCAGGCTTCGTCAGCCACCCCGTGCACGGCCGCTCCGGCGCGTCGATCACGACCGAAGGTCGGACCTTCCTGAAAAGCCGGAAGTAGATCGCCTGCGCCCCGCCGGACTTGGAGCCGGTGCCGGATGCCGACGATCGCGAGCCGTCGCGCATTCGATTGAAACTTTTGAGCATTTATTTGGCGATTTTACGTCTTACAAGGATCAATCTGCGCTTCTAAAGTGGAGTCACCCCGAACGAACGGGCCTCAACTTTCCGATCAAGGAGCCAGTCATGAGCCGCATCGCCATTCCCGCCATCGAATCCGCCACCGGCGCAACCGCCGACGTGTACGCACAAGTCCGCAAGATCGCCGGCGGCACCGTCCCCAACCTGTTCGCCGCCGTCGGCCATCTCGCGCCGAACGCGCTCGCGGCCGTACTCAACGCCGAAGGCGTGCTCGCCGGCGGCACGTTGAGCAAGCAGGATCTCGAAACGATCAAGCTGCTCGTCAGCGCCGACACCGGGTGTGACTACTGCGTCGCCGCGCACAACCTGCTCGGCAAGATGACCGGCTTGTCGGCCGACGCGCTGCGCGCGATTCGCTCGAGCCAGCCGAATACCGGCGACGCGAAGCGCGACGCGCTGATCCGCTTCGTGCTGAACCTGCAACGGACCAGCGGCACGATCGCGGACGACGAATTCGCGGCGATCCGCGAAGCCGGCTACACGGACGCGCAACTCGCGGAAATCTCGCTCGCGATCGCGCTGACGATCTTCACCAACACGTTCAACCGCATCAACGACACGGTCGTCGATTTCCCGCCCGTGAAGTAAGCACCGCGGTATCGCCGGCATTCGGGACGGCATCCGGTCCCGATGCCGGCTCCCGCCTCCCGCCTCCCGCCTCCGTTTCGACCGCGCCCGTCGCCGGCCCCGTTGCCGCGACGGGCGCGCTGCGTCGATGACTGCGATGGCGCCGGATATGCCGCCCCATTCCCGCCGGGAATGGAAGTTATGCGCGGGCGCCCGCTACCGACGCGACAGCGCTTCGCCGAAGATGGGTTCCACGACGAGCCGATCGCTCGCCCGCCACGCAACCCGACTTCCATCCACGCACAGGAGATTCGCCATGTCGCTCCAGGACAAACTCGACGCATTCAAGGCCGACTTCAAGGCCGGCAAGCCGCCGTACAACGCGCCGCCCGAAATCCACCCGATCATGGAACGCGCGACAGCCGAACTGATCGCGAGCGGCCAGGCCGCCCGCGCAATCAAGGCCGGCGATCCAGCACCGACGTTCCGCCTGAAGGACCAGGACGGCAACGACGTGTCCTCGGCCGACCTGCTCGCGAAGGGGCCGCTCGTCGTCACGTTCTATCGCGGCGTCTGGTGCCCGTATTGCAACCTCGAACTGCAGGCGCTGAACGAAGCGTTGCCGCAGCTCCAGGCGCTCGGCGCGCACGTGGTCGCGATTTCGCCGCAGACGGCCGTCAACAGCCGCAAGTCCGTCCGCACGAATCATCTCGACTTCCCCGTGCTGGGCGACGTGAACGGCGAGACGGGCGCGGCGTTCGGCCTGCGCTTCAACCTGCCCGACTATCTGGTCGACCTGTACAAGATGCTGAAGAACGACCTGCCGGCATTCAACAACGATCCTGGCTGGACGCTGCCGATGCCGGCACGCTACGTGATCGGTCAGGACGGCGTCGTGCTGTACTCGGAAGTCAATCCCGACTACACGCATCGCCCCGATCCGTCGGACATGTTCCCGGTCATCGAAAAGGCCGTGCACGCCTGAGCGCGAGTCGCCGCGCCACCGCACGTGGCGCGGCGGCTGCTCCTGCCTTGTAGTTCAATTTGGAGTCCTTCATGACTGCACGCACTTTTCTCGTCACCGGCGCGACCAAGGGGATCGGACGCGCGCTTTCCGAACGGCTCGTGCGCACCGGGCATCGCGTCATCGGCCTCGCGCGCGACGGCGCGGATTTCCCGGGCGAACTCGTTCGCGTCGATCTCGCCGACAGCCGGGCGACCGATGCCGCGCTGAAAGCGCTCGTGCAGCGGCACACGATCGACGGCATCGTGAACAATGTCGGCCTCGTGCGCCCGCAGTCCGTCGGCGACGTCACGCTCGACGACCTCGACGACGTACTCGCGCTGAACCTGCATCCGGCCGTCCAGACCGTCCAGGCGCTGCTGCCCGGCATGCGCGAGCGCGGCTGGGGCCGCGTCGTCAACATTTCCAGCCTGACCGTGCTCGGCATCGTGCAGCGAACCGCGTATGCGGCGGCGAAAGCCGCGCTCGTGAGCTTTTCGCGATCGTGGGCGCTGGAACTCGCGAGCACGGGCATCACGGTCAACGCGGTGGCGCCCGGGCCGACCGAAACGGAACTGTTCCGCGCCAACAATGCACCGGGCAGCGAGGGCGAGCGGCGCTATCTCGCCGCCGTCCCGATGGGACGCTTCGGCAAGCCCGACGAAATCGCGGCGACGATCGCGTTCCTGCTGTCGGACGACGCCGGCTTCATGACGGGGCAAACGCTCTACGTCGACGGCGGCGCGTCGATCGGCAAGGCAGCGTTCTGAGCGGCGGCCGCGGTTCGACGGAACCGGTGCCCCTGCCCGGGCACCTTCATCGCACCGGCGCCGGCTCGCCCTCCGCCAGCGCCTGTTCGACGAATTCGACGAACGCGCGGGCGCGGGCCGTCACGAGCCGACCGGCCGGAAACACGGCCCACAGGTCGACCGGCGGCAGTTCCCAGTCGGTCAGCACGGCCTGCACGGCGCCGGACGCGAGCTCGGGCGAGAACATCCAGCGCGACGCGACCGCCAGCCCCATGCCGCCGATCACGGCGGTCCGCATCCCTTCGGCCGCGCTCACGCGCAGCCGCCCGGAAACCGCCACCGCGACTTCGGCACCGTTACGGCTGAACGACCAGGCTTCGCCGCCGCCACGCTGCGAATACACGATCGCCTGGTGACGGGCGAGATCGGCCGGCGCTTTCGGGATGCCCGCCCGCGCGAAATACGCCGGCGTGCCGACGACGAGCCGCGGGCTGCGCGCAATGCGGCGCGCGATCATCGACGAGTCGATCAGCGTGCCCATCCGCAGCGCGACGTCGGTGCCCTCTTCCAGCAGGTCGATGTTGCGGTCGTCGAGCGCGAGGTCGATCTCCAGATCGGGATGACGGCTCAGGAACGTGTCGAGCAGCGGCAGCACATGCAGGCACGTGAAGCTCACGGCGGCGCTCACGCGCAGCTTGCCGGACAGGCTCGCAGACGCATCGCGCACCACGTGCTCGGCCTGGTCGGCCTCGCGGATCGCCAGCTTCGCGTGTTCGTAGAAACGCTGTCCGGCGTCGGTCGTCGTCAACCCGCGCGTCGAGCGCAGCAGCAGGCGCACGCCGAGCCGCTCCTCGAGCTGCGCGATCGACTTCGAGATGGCCGGCTGGCCGAGATTCATCCGCTTCGCGGCCGCCGAGAACGAACCCGCTTCCACGACGCTGACGTAGGTTTCCATTGCCGCGAGTCGATCCATGCGCTGCTTCTCCGTGTCCGTGTTCAGTGCGGCATCGCCGTTCGGCACGCGCTGCGTGTGTCGGCAGCCACCCGCGCAAATTGTAGTACGGTGCTCCCGTCTCGCCCGCCGGCCGTGCGGTTCGCCGGAATAGCAGCTATCGCCGCGAGCCGGCTTCTTCAGCGCGCGGCCCGCGCGCGCATTGAAGGTGTCACGCGCCGCGGCGGCAAACGCAGCGAGCACCGCCCGCTTCCTGCCTACTCCGCGTCGCCGGCGACGCGATCGTCCGGTGCCGCTGCGCCGCGCCGGTCGCCGCGCGACTGGCGCCGCCAGTCGCCGGGCGTCATCCCCGCCCAGCGCGTGAAGACGCGGCGAAAGGCGGCCACCGACTGGTAACCGACGTCGGCTGACACGGCCTCCGCGCTGGCCGATGGCTGGCGCAACGCATTCGCGGCGAGGCTCATCCGGATGTCCATCAGCAGGTCGGCGGCCGAGTGCCCGAGCTTCGACTGGAAATGACGCATGAAGGTCGCGCGCGACATGCTGCACAGCGCGGCCAGCTCGGGCAGCGTCCACGGCCTCGCCGGATCGTCGAGCATCGCGACGATCGCGGGCGCGAGGCGCGGATGGCCGGCCAGTGCCAGCAGGCCGGTCGGCGCCTGCCCCGAATCGCTGATCGCGCGCAGCGCGAGCGCAAACAGCGCTGCCGACAGTGCGTTCAGGATCGCGAGACCGCCGAGCTGCTGCTCGAGCGATTCCGCGCGCATCAGTTCCACGAGGGCGGTCAGCCGCGCGGTGGCGGCCAGCGCATCGGGCGTCCGGCTGTCCGCCGCCGCGCGCACGACGAGATCCGGCGGCAGATGACGCCGGATCAACCGGTCGTGCGGCGGCGCGACCACGAAACGCCCGCACAGCATGTCCAGCCGCTCGCCCGTGCCCGCGTTCTCGCCGATCAGGACGTGACCGCCGGGCCGCGCGAACGCCGGCACCGGCGGCAGCCCGCTGCCGTCGTGCAGCACGTGCGGGGAGCCGTGCGGCAACAGCACGAGGTCGCCGCCGCCGAGTTCGCGCACCGTGCCGTCGTCGGGATTCTCGAGGATCGCGCGGCCGCGCAGCACGACGTGGTACGGAATCTCGCGCGCCGGCGACCGCTCGTACGTGATCGCCCACGGCGCGCCGAACGCGCAGCGGATTTCGAGCTTCCCCGTGACCGTGACGAGCGCCATGAAGCGGCTGAGCCAGTCGAATTCGAGCGTCATGTCGAGTGGTGGAGGCAGATCGGGAATGCGGCGCGCGCACGACGCGCGCTGCGTGAAAGCCCGATTATCGCGCGGGAAGCCCGAGTAATCGCGTCCGGCCGCGTTGCGGGCGGCGGCAGCGCGCGGGTTATTCCGCGGGGGAATGGGTTTTATCGCCCCGACCGGTCTTCTGACGAACGGCGTTCGGGACGACCATCGAGTCGTCCAACACCCGTTCCAAGGAGAACACGATGAACAAGCTGTTCAATCCGCTGAAGCTCGGTCCCGTCACACTCAACCACCGTGTCGTGCATGCGCCGGTGACCCGGATGCGCAGCGGACCGGGCAACGTGCCGGGCGACCTGATGGTCGAGTACTACACGCAGCGCGCGACCGATGGCGGCCTGCTGATCACGGACGCCACCGCGATCTCGCCGCTCGCGATCGCATACGTAGACGCACCGGGGATCTATACCGACGCCCAGGTCGCGGGCTGGAAGCGTGTCGTC
The DNA window shown above is from Burkholderia pyrrocinia and carries:
- a CDS encoding SDR family oxidoreductase codes for the protein MTARTFLVTGATKGIGRALSERLVRTGHRVIGLARDGADFPGELVRVDLADSRATDAALKALVQRHTIDGIVNNVGLVRPQSVGDVTLDDLDDVLALNLHPAVQTVQALLPGMRERGWGRVVNISSLTVLGIVQRTAYAAAKAALVSFSRSWALELASTGITVNAVAPGPTETELFRANNAPGSEGERRYLAAVPMGRFGKPDEIAATIAFLLSDDAGFMTGQTLYVDGGASIGKAAF
- a CDS encoding LysR family transcriptional regulator, giving the protein MDRLAAMETYVSVVEAGSFSAAAKRMNLGQPAISKSIAQLEERLGVRLLLRSTRGLTTTDAGQRFYEHAKLAIREADQAEHVVRDASASLSGKLRVSAAVSFTCLHVLPLLDTFLSRHPDLEIDLALDDRNIDLLEEGTDVALRMGTLIDSSMIARRIARSPRLVVGTPAYFARAGIPKAPADLARHQAIVYSQRGGGEAWSFSRNGAEVAVAVSGRLRVSAAEGMRTAVIGGMGLAVASRWMFSPELASGAVQAVLTDWELPPVDLWAVFPAGRLVTARARAFVEFVEQALAEGEPAPVR
- a CDS encoding AraC family transcriptional regulator; the protein is MTLEFDWLSRFMALVTVTGKLEIRCAFGAPWAITYERSPAREIPYHVVLRGRAILENPDDGTVRELGGGDLVLLPHGSPHVLHDGSGLPPVPAFARPGGHVLIGENAGTGERLDMLCGRFVVAPPHDRLIRRHLPPDLVVRAAADSRTPDALAATARLTALVELMRAESLEQQLGGLAILNALSAALFALALRAISDSGQAPTGLLALAGHPRLAPAIVAMLDDPARPWTLPELAALCSMSRATFMRHFQSKLGHSAADLLMDIRMSLAANALRQPSASAEAVSADVGYQSVAAFRRVFTRWAGMTPGDWRRQSRGDRRGAAAPDDRVAGDAE